The window TTGTAATGTTGAGATAGCAAATAAAATTGCTTCTTGTTCTTTCTTCAGTATTCGAAGTTGATTTTCAATAGTTTGTTTTTCTTCTTCAATTTCATTTAAAGGTCTGCTTTTTAGTCTTAAACTGTTTAATTCATCTTGACAGTTTTGTATAAGCTGTTTTACATCCTCTATTTCTTTATTTTTTTGCTCTATGATTTCTTGGAGTTCCCATTCGTTCCCTGCGGGAGTATCTGGTACAAAGTCTTTAACGCGTTCTTCTATCTCATCTAAGGTATCATCTCCGAGAAGCAATTGGAGTTGCGTCTCGGTTTGTTCAATCCGTGAAAATAGGTCGCGAGCATCTTCTGCCATTTTGCACCGTTTTTTCCATTCATCTAAATCTTCAACTTTAGCAAGGGTCAGTAGTTCCTGAATTTGTTCACGTGTCTGGGCTTCCTCTTCTTCATGTTGACGAAGCTCTTCGTTTAGGTCAAGTCGCTTTTTACGTAGTTCTGAAATTTTTACCTTCAATTCCCGATATTGCGATTCCGTTCTATAATATGCCTTAAATGTTTCTGAGGTTATAGGTTCATCTGGCTTTAAAACACCGACCTGAATAAATGCATTGCCTATTTTGTTATAAATGTCTTTTTGAATTTGTTCTTCTATATTACGAATCACCTTTTCTTTATTTAATATATTATCTGAGAGTCTTTGTAATTGTTCTCTTAAATCCCAGAGTTTACGTCGTAAATGTTTTGACGTTTCCTGTTGTTGATGTACCTTTCTGCGAAATGCTTCTATTTGCGTTTCATTTTCCAATGTGAGATTTACCTCTGCGAAACGTGCCTGTAAATTTGCAAATAGCCGTTCGGTACGGGATTTGTTAACTAAAAATAGTTCTTCTGCCCCCCGAAAATGTTTCTGCAGTTCTTCATAATGATTCCTCTTTATAGAATATTCCTCATATAAGCCTTGAAGTTCCCGAGGATGTTGAAGTTGTGCTTTTTTCAGTAACGTTGTAACGGGATGTAACTCAATATATTCACTGGAAGCGATCTTTTGAATCTCCTCTGTTAATTGTATTTGATATTGAGATATTTCTTTTATCATGTTATTAGCATCAAAAATGGATTTGAGAAAGTATATAAAGCCAATCCCGACAAAGAAGAGGAGTAATAGCGATTCTGTTTTTTGGGTTTTAAAGAATAAATAAATAAGTAACAAACCTAATAATAGACATATCACACTCAGGAACACATCCACTGGTTTTCGGGATAAGGTATTTCCTTTTATAACTTCTGCTTGTTGGAGTCGGGTTTCCAATTCTCTTTTTTCTTCCTCAGGTCTATTCTTATATTTCCAATAATCTTCAATAAGTTCTGGTAGATTTGTCACACCCTGAAATAAATCGTCCAGAGGCTTTAATTCTTCTTCTGCAGTAATAAGTTTTTGTTGACTTTCTTTCAATCTCCTCTCACTTTTTTCTGTTTCTATTACTGAATTGTTATGCAGATTAACTACTAAATCCACCTCTTCGTAAAAATCATCCCTTTTTTGAATTGTTTCAGGGAACTCCGAGATAATCTTTTCCGTTTCCTTTATCTGTTCTTCGAGATTATCCTGTTGGTTATAGAGTTCAGCTAATCCACTTTCAATTCGTAATCTGTATTCCCTTAATTCCTCAAATTGTTCCTGATAATTTGTGATAAAGTCGATGGGGGTAAATGATGTTCTATGAAGTTCCAACTCCAAATCGGTAATTTCCTGGGTAATAGATTCTATTTCTTTTTGTATTTTCTGCTTTTGATTTTCACAATGTCCCAAAGTCATTTCCAGTTGAAGCAACTGTGTTTTTTGTTCAATAGGGAAATCTCTAAAGTTGGCATAGGTAAAAGCAAGGGCAGTAAATTCGTCCAGTTTCTCACGAAGAGCCTTCGCATCATTTTTCCTTCGCCATAAGTTGTACATTCTTGTATATTGGATTTTATTTTGAAGTTGTTGTAACTCATTTTGTAGAGACCTTAATTGCTCTTGATAAAGTCTCAATTGATACTTCTTTTCTCTAATCTCTTCTGCAATATTATTTGCTACAGTCACGTCTACTTTTAGTTTCTCTAATTGTTCTTCAAGCACATTTATAGGACGTTTATAAGAACGAACAGTCCCAATGTTATTTAAGTATTCCAGCAATCGGTCAATAATAACTTGAATTGATTGGTCGGCAGTCCCAGTATCAGCCAAACGGATTAAATGTTCCTTAATTTTATTTTCATTATCCGATGAGCCTAAATTTTCTAATGTTTTGGGGCTGATTGTTGCAACCCCAGTAAAGATGTCCCTATTCATCCCTAAATGTACTCTGGCAAAACCAATTTCTCTATTTGGATATACGGGGAATTGGTTCGTAATTTCTCGCATATCCAATCCCTCAAATATACAGACAGAGGGTTCTGTTCCAAATGTGCGTTGTATATGGATAAGAGTGCCATTACTAATCTGGTACACCAAATAGCCTCGATAATCGTTAGTGTGCCAAGGTGTATATTTATAATAATTTTCGGTG of the Candidatus Hydrogenedens sp. genome contains:
- a CDS encoding AAA family ATPase — its product is MKFIKGHIYGYGRFSNIPVNFHEGFQLIYGLNESGKTTLFHFLLDMLFGQKVSKKKNAPFTENYYKYTPWHTNDYRGYLVYQISNGTLIHIQRTFGTEPSVCIFEGLDMREITNQFPVYPNREIGFARVHLGMNRDIFTGVATISPKTLENLGSSDNENKIKEHLIRLADTGTADQSIQVIIDRLLEYLNNIGTVRSYKRPINVLEEQLEKLKVDVTVANNIAEEIREKKYQLRLYQEQLRSLQNELQQLQNKIQYTRMYNLWRRKNDAKALREKLDEFTALAFTYANFRDFPIEQKTQLLQLEMTLGHCENQKQKIQKEIESITQEITDLELELHRTSFTPIDFITNYQEQFEELREYRLRIESGLAELYNQQDNLEEQIKETEKIISEFPETIQKRDDFYEEVDLVVNLHNNSVIETEKSERRLKESQQKLITAEEELKPLDDLFQGVTNLPELIEDYWKYKNRPEEEKRELETRLQQAEVIKGNTLSRKPVDVFLSVICLLLGLLLIYLFFKTQKTESLLLLFFVGIGFIYFLKSIFDANNMIKEISQYQIQLTEEIQKIASSEYIELHPVTTLLKKAQLQHPRELQGLYEEYSIKRNHYEELQKHFRGAEELFLVNKSRTERLFANLQARFAEVNLTLENETQIEAFRRKVHQQQETSKHLRRKLWDLREQLQRLSDNILNKEKVIRNIEEQIQKDIYNKIGNAFIQVGVLKPDEPITSETFKAYYRTESQYRELKVKISELRKKRLDLNEELRQHEEEEAQTREQIQELLTLAKVEDLDEWKKRCKMAEDARDLFSRIEQTETQLQLLLGDDTLDEIEERVKDFVPDTPAGNEWELQEIIEQKNKEIEDVKQLIQNCQDELNSLRLKSRPLNEIEEEKQTIENQLRILKKEQEAILFAISTLQQITSDYYHKIAPLLKNEISHLFNKLTNGKYTEVIVERDLTLKVLIPETKKAVPIQELSLSQGTLEQLYFSMRVAFIKIISQHEEHLPMLLDDPFSNYDHPRLCQALNTLKILGENHQILLFTCRDDILNVANDLNIPVIKMGDLTTQESRS